In Pseudomonas sp. DNDY-54, a genomic segment contains:
- a CDS encoding NTP/NDP exchange transporter, whose translation MALAFAARSAALINARPGELPAALAGFGLFFCLFAGYFMLRPIRESMGIQGGVDNLQWLFTATFFAMLLAVPLFAWLNSRVARIHYIDWVYGFFCLNLLLFAGLFFVLDNSIWLARVFYVWISVYNLFVVSVAWSLMADVFDAPQARRLFAFIAAGASVGGLVGPATSALLVGVSGSFGLMLLAALLLAAAVAFKHYLMAWRDVQGAGRPGAEQAESPRRPVAGNPFSGLTRVLGSSYLLGIAAFVLLLTTASTFLYFEQARLVAELFPDRAEQVRVFGAIDFVVQAGALLSQLFVTGRIAQRLGVRALLTAVPALVCLGFMGLALAPTFAMLAAVMILRRVGEYAFVRPGREMLFAPLDAESKYKAKNFIDTVVYRGGDALSGWAKSLLDSLGQGAALVALVGAACAAVWGAAGWFLGNRADRLENPRTKVGRN comes from the coding sequence ATGGCACTCGCATTCGCGGCCCGTTCAGCGGCGCTGATCAACGCCCGTCCGGGCGAGTTGCCTGCGGCGCTGGCTGGGTTCGGTTTGTTCTTCTGCCTGTTCGCGGGCTATTTCATGTTGCGGCCCATTCGCGAGTCGATGGGCATCCAAGGCGGTGTCGATAACCTGCAGTGGCTGTTCACTGCGACCTTCTTCGCCATGCTGCTCGCGGTGCCGCTGTTCGCCTGGCTCAACTCACGTGTGGCGCGCATTCACTACATCGACTGGGTATATGGCTTCTTCTGCCTCAACCTGCTGCTCTTCGCCGGGCTGTTCTTCGTATTGGATAACAGTATCTGGCTGGCGCGGGTGTTCTACGTGTGGATCTCGGTCTACAACCTGTTTGTGGTCTCGGTGGCCTGGAGCCTGATGGCGGATGTGTTCGATGCGCCACAGGCGCGGCGTCTGTTCGCTTTTATCGCGGCCGGCGCCAGTGTCGGCGGACTGGTCGGCCCGGCCACGAGTGCCTTGCTCGTAGGCGTGTCCGGGTCGTTCGGCTTGATGCTGCTGGCGGCGCTGCTGTTGGCCGCGGCGGTCGCTTTCAAGCACTACCTGATGGCCTGGCGCGACGTGCAGGGTGCTGGCCGGCCCGGTGCCGAACAGGCCGAAAGTCCGCGTCGTCCGGTAGCCGGCAATCCCTTCAGCGGCCTGACCCGGGTTTTGGGATCGAGTTATCTGCTGGGTATCGCGGCTTTTGTGCTGCTGCTGACCACCGCCAGCACCTTTCTCTACTTTGAGCAGGCGCGGCTAGTCGCTGAGCTGTTTCCCGACCGTGCCGAGCAGGTGCGGGTATTTGGTGCGATCGATTTCGTGGTGCAGGCCGGGGCGCTGCTGTCGCAGCTGTTCGTCACCGGACGCATCGCCCAGCGGCTGGGCGTTCGCGCGCTGCTCACTGCCGTGCCGGCGCTGGTCTGTCTCGGCTTTATGGGGCTGGCGCTGGCGCCGACCTTCGCTATGCTGGCTGCCGTGATGATCCTGCGACGAGTCGGGGAATACGCGTTCGTCCGCCCAGGCCGGGAAATGCTGTTCGCACCGCTGGATGCCGAAAGCAAATACAAGGCAAAGAACTTCATCGACACAGTCGTCTATCGCGGCGGCGATGCGTTGAGCGGCTGGGCCAAGAGCCTACTCGACAGCCTTGGTCAGGGCGCGGCGCTTGTCGCCCTGGTTGGCGCCGCCTGTGCCGCGGTCTGGGGTGCTGCCGGCTGGTTCCTCGGGAATCGTGCCGATCGCCTGGAGAACCCACGCACGAAGGTGGGGCGCAACTGA
- a CDS encoding succinate dehydrogenase iron-sulfur subunit — protein sequence MLDVRVYRYNEEQDAKPYMQSMRVPDEFRERMVLDVLEYLRETDPSLAYRRSCREGVCGSDGMSISGKNRLACITPVTEALDGSGRLVIRPLPGMPVIRDLVVDQSLFFKQYERIKPWLINDEPAPSIERLQSPQERAKLDGLYECILCGCCSSQCPSWWWNPEKYVGPAGLLQAWRFIVDSRDTATTERLSDLDDPFSVFRCRSIGNCSWVCPKGLNPMGAIGHIRRELTQQGT from the coding sequence ATGCTCGATGTGCGGGTGTATCGCTACAACGAAGAACAGGACGCCAAACCCTATATGCAATCGATGCGGGTGCCGGACGAGTTTCGGGAGCGCATGGTATTGGATGTGTTGGAATACCTGCGCGAAACCGACCCGTCACTCGCCTATCGCCGTTCCTGTCGCGAGGGCGTGTGCGGTTCGGATGGCATGAGCATCAGCGGGAAGAACCGTCTAGCCTGCATCACGCCGGTAACCGAAGCACTGGATGGCTCGGGCCGCCTGGTCATCCGCCCCTTGCCCGGCATGCCGGTGATTCGCGATCTCGTTGTGGATCAGAGCCTGTTCTTCAAGCAATACGAACGCATCAAACCCTGGCTGATCAACGACGAGCCGGCGCCGAGCATCGAGCGGCTGCAGTCACCGCAGGAGCGCGCCAAACTGGACGGCCTGTATGAATGCATTCTCTGCGGCTGTTGTTCGTCGCAATGTCCGTCCTGGTGGTGGAATCCGGAGAAGTACGTGGGGCCGGCCGGACTTCTGCAGGCATGGCGCTTTATCGTGGACAGCCGAGACACTGCAACGACCGAACGCCTGTCAGACCTCGATGATCCGTTCAGTGTCTTTCGCTGCCGCAGTATCGGAAATTGCAGCTGGGTCTGCCCTAAAGGGCTCAATCCCATGGGCGCCATTGGCCACATCCGTCGCGAGCTGACACAGCAAGGCACCTAG
- a CDS encoding 3-hydroxyacyl-CoA dehydrogenase, with protein MSQDRFDIQTAAVIGAGTMGRGIVMSLANAGVQVRWLDNNPEMLEQALSVVADTYAHNVRQGRIDETQAAARRACVSKAADYQALADVDLVIEAVYENLELKQKIFRELDGIVKPSGILASNTSALDIDAIAAVTGRPEQVVGLHFFSPAHIMKLLEIVRGAKTSKAVLEASTALGKRMGKVSVIAGNCPGFIGNRMLATYVREARMMLLEGAYPHQVDAALQGFGFAMGPFRMYDVVGIDLEWRARELAGKGQDEAEVQVDNRLCELGRFGQKSRMGYYRYAEGSRQAEHDPEVDALVQRESERLDYERREIGSEEILERCLLALVNEGAKILEEGMAESSADIDTVYLYGYGFPAEVGGPMTWADRQGLPDIRDRLNALAEQHGEHWKPAELIDSLATLGGRFADHKKEA; from the coding sequence ATGAGCCAAGACCGCTTCGATATCCAGACCGCCGCCGTGATCGGGGCGGGCACCATGGGCCGCGGGATCGTCATGAGCCTGGCCAACGCTGGCGTGCAGGTGCGCTGGCTGGATAACAATCCCGAGATGCTGGAACAGGCGCTGAGCGTGGTGGCTGATACCTACGCTCACAATGTGCGGCAGGGCCGGATCGACGAGACTCAAGCGGCTGCACGACGCGCCTGCGTCAGCAAGGCAGCCGATTACCAGGCGCTGGCAGATGTGGATCTGGTGATCGAGGCGGTGTACGAAAACCTCGAACTCAAGCAGAAGATCTTCCGTGAGCTGGACGGCATCGTGAAGCCGAGCGGCATCCTTGCCAGCAATACCTCCGCGCTGGATATCGACGCCATCGCTGCTGTCACCGGCCGCCCGGAACAGGTGGTGGGGCTGCACTTCTTCAGCCCGGCGCACATCATGAAGCTGCTGGAGATCGTCCGCGGCGCGAAGACCTCCAAAGCGGTGCTTGAGGCCTCCACTGCACTCGGCAAGCGCATGGGCAAGGTCAGCGTGATCGCCGGCAACTGCCCGGGCTTCATCGGCAACCGCATGCTCGCCACCTACGTGCGCGAGGCGCGGATGATGCTGCTCGAAGGCGCCTATCCCCATCAGGTGGACGCCGCGCTGCAGGGCTTCGGTTTCGCCATGGGCCCGTTCCGCATGTACGACGTGGTCGGCATCGACCTGGAATGGCGCGCCCGTGAGCTGGCGGGCAAAGGCCAGGACGAGGCGGAAGTGCAGGTCGACAACCGTCTATGCGAGCTGGGCCGCTTCGGCCAGAAGTCGCGCATGGGCTACTACCGCTACGCCGAGGGTAGCCGTCAGGCCGAGCACGATCCGGAAGTGGATGCCCTAGTGCAGCGCGAGTCCGAGCGGCTCGACTATGAGCGTCGCGAGATTGGCAGCGAGGAAATCCTCGAGCGCTGCCTGCTGGCGCTGGTCAACGAAGGCGCGAAGATCCTCGAGGAAGGCATGGCCGAGTCCAGCGCCGATATCGACACCGTCTACCTCTACGGCTACGGCTTCCCGGCTGAAGTCGGCGGGCCGATGACCTGGGCCGATCGTCAGGGCTTGCCCGATATTCGTGATCGCTTGAATGCCCTCGCCGAGCAGCACGGCGAGCACTGGAAGCCTGCCGAGCTGATCGACAGCCTGGCCACTCTTGGCGGTCGTTTCGCCGACCACAAGAAGGAGGCTTGA
- a CDS encoding iron-containing alcohol dehydrogenase, with the protein MHPFSFATTAQLICEPGSSRRLASLCKERGARSVLVVTDPGITRFGLLNEVLPGFETEGLQVAVYDQVIADPPEHIVTAAVEQARSLKADLIIGFGGGSSMDVAKLVALLAHPGCVQSLQDIYGVGNANGQRLPLIQVPTTAGTGSEVTQIAIITTGETTKMGVVSTLLLPDLALLDADLTLGLPPAVTAATGIDAMVHAIEAYTSALKKNPMSDLLAREALRLLAANLDEAVHNGSNREARQAMLLGACLAGQAFANAPVAAVHALAYPLGGNFHIPHGLSNALVLPQVLRFNVSAATTHYGELAPIILGDRLRTDDPSTYAEQLIEEFEQMSARVGLPTRLRDAGVPEDMLPQLAKEAMLQQRLLVNNPREVTEADALAIYRAAY; encoded by the coding sequence ATGCATCCGTTCAGCTTTGCCACAACCGCTCAACTGATCTGCGAACCCGGCTCGTCGCGCCGGCTGGCCAGCCTCTGCAAGGAGCGCGGAGCGCGTTCGGTGCTGGTGGTGACCGATCCGGGCATCACGCGCTTTGGCCTGCTCAACGAGGTCTTGCCGGGCTTCGAGACCGAAGGCTTGCAAGTCGCGGTCTACGATCAGGTCATCGCCGATCCGCCAGAGCACATCGTCACGGCTGCGGTGGAGCAGGCCAGATCGCTCAAAGCCGATCTCATCATTGGCTTCGGTGGCGGCAGTTCGATGGACGTCGCCAAGTTGGTGGCATTGCTGGCGCATCCGGGCTGCGTGCAGTCGCTGCAAGACATCTACGGCGTCGGCAACGCCAATGGCCAGCGCCTGCCGCTAATCCAGGTGCCGACCACTGCGGGAACCGGCTCCGAGGTCACGCAGATCGCCATCATCACCACTGGCGAAACAACCAAGATGGGCGTGGTCTCCACCCTGCTGCTGCCGGATCTGGCATTGCTGGATGCCGATCTCACCCTCGGCTTGCCGCCTGCAGTTACCGCAGCCACCGGCATCGACGCCATGGTGCACGCCATCGAGGCCTACACCAGCGCGCTCAAGAAAAACCCCATGTCTGACCTGTTGGCCCGCGAAGCACTGCGCCTGCTGGCTGCAAATCTCGACGAGGCGGTGCACAACGGCAGCAACCGCGAGGCGCGCCAGGCCATGCTGCTTGGGGCTTGTCTGGCCGGGCAGGCCTTTGCCAACGCACCGGTGGCGGCGGTGCATGCGCTGGCTTATCCGCTGGGCGGCAATTTCCATATCCCCCACGGGTTGTCGAACGCGCTGGTGCTGCCGCAGGTGCTGCGCTTCAACGTCAGCGCGGCGACCACGCATTACGGTGAGCTGGCGCCGATCATCCTGGGTGATCGTTTGCGCACGGATGACCCTTCAACTTACGCCGAGCAGCTGATCGAGGAATTCGAGCAGATGAGCGCCCGCGTCGGCCTGCCGACCCGCCTGCGCGACGCCGGTGTACCGGAGGACATGCTGCCGCAACTCGCCAAGGAAGCGATGCTGCAGCAGCGGCTGTTGGTCAACAATCCGCGCGAAGTCACTGAGGCGGATGCCTTGGCGATCTACCGAGCGGCGTACTGA
- a CDS encoding LysR family transcriptional regulator, with translation MNIYSFDLNLLRVLDALLRERNVSRAAERLSLSQPAVSNALNRLRELLDDPLLVRVGRAMQPTPRALSLEAPIRDALQQIEHTLNAGDFFDPATSRQRFVIAVTDYVELICMPPLMAHLAKVAPGIQLGIQHLTPSLPAEALDNGAIDLAVGRFLDVPARFHSRRWASETLQVALRKQHPLIEGDLDLTTFLRLRHLWVHGGQTRGMVDQWLEDHDLARDVVYTTPNYLQAAHIVASSDLAAVLPTGLARHFAGLLPLQLFDLPFDLGTFQLDIVSVAQRERDAALQWLIEQIVAVVEKPPQ, from the coding sequence ATGAATATCTACAGCTTCGATCTCAATCTACTCCGCGTGCTAGACGCCCTGCTGCGCGAACGTAACGTCTCCCGTGCCGCCGAGCGCCTGTCGCTCAGCCAACCGGCGGTCAGTAATGCGCTCAATCGTTTGCGTGAACTGCTCGATGATCCTCTGCTGGTGCGCGTGGGCCGCGCCATGCAACCCACTCCGCGCGCATTGAGCCTGGAAGCGCCCATCCGCGATGCGCTGCAACAGATCGAGCACACGCTCAACGCCGGTGACTTCTTCGATCCCGCTACCAGCCGCCAGCGCTTCGTAATCGCGGTGACCGACTATGTCGAGCTGATCTGCATGCCGCCGTTGATGGCCCATCTGGCGAAGGTAGCGCCTGGGATCCAGCTGGGCATCCAGCACCTGACCCCTTCCCTGCCAGCGGAGGCGCTGGATAACGGCGCAATTGACCTCGCGGTCGGCCGGTTTTTAGACGTCCCGGCCCGCTTCCACAGCCGCCGCTGGGCCAGCGAAACGCTGCAGGTCGCGCTGCGCAAACAGCACCCGTTGATCGAGGGTGATCTCGACCTGACCACGTTTCTGCGGTTGCGCCATCTCTGGGTTCATGGCGGCCAGACCCGGGGCATGGTCGATCAGTGGCTGGAGGATCATGATCTTGCCAGGGATGTGGTCTACACCACCCCCAACTACCTGCAGGCCGCCCACATCGTAGCCAGCAGCGACCTCGCCGCTGTACTCCCGACCGGGCTCGCTCGGCATTTCGCCGGGCTGCTACCCCTGCAACTGTTCGATCTGCCCTTCGATCTCGGCACCTTCCAGCTGGACATCGTCAGTGTCGCCCAGCGGGAGCGGGATGCAGCTTTGCAGTGGCTCATCGAGCAGATCGTGGCCGTTGTGGAGAAGCCGCCCCAGTGA
- a CDS encoding histidine phosphatase family protein yields the protein MNIILVRHGRPDHRAASWSTPAGMKTWVERYNAANVIGSERPEPLRRLADSAGIVVCSSLTRCVESRTHLGCDCTHLPDPLFAEAHLPFLDLHYPLMPARLWRLTFRTAWFFGFANHSEPVAESRIRASAAADRLIELAQTHGTVLLMGHKIMNALIATQLRRRGWRGPALPLLATYWGASRYRKDT from the coding sequence ATGAACATCATCCTGGTCCGTCACGGGCGGCCCGATCACCGCGCCGCGTCGTGGAGCACGCCGGCTGGCATGAAGACGTGGGTCGAGCGCTACAACGCCGCCAATGTCATTGGGAGCGAACGGCCAGAGCCGCTGCGGCGGCTGGCCGACTCGGCAGGCATCGTAGTATGCAGTTCGTTGACTCGCTGCGTTGAGTCGCGTACGCACCTGGGGTGCGACTGTACTCATCTACCGGATCCATTGTTTGCGGAGGCCCATCTCCCCTTTCTCGACCTGCATTACCCGTTGATGCCTGCACGCCTTTGGCGGCTCACCTTCCGCACCGCATGGTTTTTCGGCTTCGCCAACCACTCCGAACCTGTCGCCGAGTCGAGGATACGGGCCAGCGCGGCCGCTGACAGACTCATCGAGCTCGCGCAAACCCACGGTACCGTGCTGTTGATGGGGCACAAGATTATGAACGCGCTGATTGCCACGCAGTTACGGCGCCGGGGTTGGCGCGGGCCGGCCTTGCCGCTGCTAGCAACCTATTGGGGAGCCAGTCGCTACCGCAAGGACACGTGA
- a CDS encoding HPF/RaiA family ribosome-associated protein: MHVQVNSHHIPGSVELHEWVGSTLEERLERFDDFLTRIEVHISDENAQKAGADDKRCQIEARPKGHQAVSVTHKAESVQLAVDGAAEKMRHALEHLMGKLDAKVLSGGELNDPLRDEQPQAVKDAMLEEEFLEKQDELDK, encoded by the coding sequence ATGCATGTCCAAGTCAACAGCCACCACATTCCCGGTAGTGTCGAGCTGCACGAGTGGGTCGGTTCGACCTTAGAGGAGCGGCTGGAGCGCTTCGACGATTTCCTCACCCGCATCGAAGTGCATATCAGTGACGAAAACGCGCAAAAAGCTGGCGCGGATGACAAGCGCTGCCAGATCGAGGCGCGGCCCAAGGGCCATCAAGCCGTATCAGTGACGCATAAGGCAGAGTCGGTGCAGCTGGCGGTTGATGGCGCTGCGGAGAAAATGCGCCACGCCTTGGAGCATTTAATGGGCAAGCTGGACGCCAAGGTGCTTTCGGGCGGTGAGCTCAATGACCCGCTGCGTGACGAGCAACCTCAAGCGGTGAAAGATGCCATGCTCGAAGAGGAATTCCTGGAAAAGCAGGACGAGCTCGACAAGTGA
- a CDS encoding acyl-CoA dehydrogenase C-terminal domain-containing protein, protein MEYKAPLRDMRFVLHELFDATGHCELLGNGLDRELIDGVLEEAARYTGGEIAPLNRNSDEEGVTLENGEVRTPQGFVEAYKQYVDNGWASMTGPTEYGGQGFPQLVACNFHEMLMGASLSFRIYSGLTEGAVLALYKHGNDELKNAYLEKLVSGSWSGTMCLTEPQAGTDLALLRTKAEPQADGSFKVSGSKIFISGGEHDMSENIVHLVLARLPDAPAGVKGISLLLVPKFIANTDGTPGVRNSLSCGAVEHKMGIKGAATCVMNFDGATGWVVGEPNQGLACMFTMMNDARFQVGLQGLGIAEQAYQGSLAYARERLQSRGLAGAQHPDKVADPIIVHPDVRRMLLTQKTLVEGSRMLAAYCAWQLDLEHGHPEPTYRKAASKRAALLIPIVKAFFTDMGQEVASLGVQVYGGHGYIREWGMEQLMRDSRITQLYEGTNGIQALDYIRRKLLGDGGTELSALQAEFSEVCDRQIDRPALHDMASKVQARIGEWRELSAEIIAATGRDPQEIGAVSVDFLQYSAYVLLAGLWLQAAARAQDALEQGTAEEAFYQAKLASADFYLRRVLPRASAHREAIQGGAECLMALPETDFAF, encoded by the coding sequence ATGGAATACAAGGCTCCCCTGCGTGACATGCGCTTCGTCCTGCACGAACTGTTCGATGCCACAGGCCATTGCGAGTTGCTCGGCAACGGCCTGGACCGCGAGCTGATCGACGGCGTGCTGGAAGAAGCGGCGCGCTACACCGGCGGCGAGATCGCGCCGCTCAATCGCAACAGCGACGAAGAGGGCGTGACCCTGGAAAACGGTGAGGTCCGCACGCCGCAGGGTTTCGTCGAGGCCTACAAACAGTACGTCGACAACGGCTGGGCGAGCATGACCGGGCCGACCGAGTACGGCGGCCAGGGCTTTCCGCAACTCGTCGCGTGCAATTTCCACGAAATGCTGATGGGCGCGTCGCTGTCCTTCCGCATCTACTCAGGCCTGACCGAAGGTGCGGTACTGGCGCTGTACAAGCATGGCAACGACGAGCTGAAGAATGCCTATCTGGAAAAGCTGGTCAGCGGCAGCTGGAGCGGCACCATGTGCCTCACCGAGCCGCAGGCGGGCACCGACCTCGCGCTGTTGCGCACCAAGGCCGAACCCCAGGCGGACGGTAGCTTCAAGGTCAGCGGCAGCAAGATCTTCATCTCCGGCGGCGAGCACGACATGAGCGAGAACATCGTGCATCTGGTCTTGGCGCGCCTGCCGGATGCACCGGCCGGTGTTAAAGGCATCAGCCTACTGCTGGTGCCCAAGTTCATCGCCAACACCGATGGCACGCCGGGCGTTCGCAACTCGCTGTCCTGCGGTGCCGTCGAGCACAAGATGGGCATCAAGGGCGCGGCCACCTGCGTGATGAATTTCGATGGCGCCACCGGCTGGGTTGTCGGCGAGCCCAACCAGGGCCTGGCGTGCATGTTCACCATGATGAATGACGCGCGTTTCCAGGTTGGGCTGCAGGGCCTCGGGATCGCCGAGCAGGCCTATCAGGGTTCACTGGCCTATGCCCGCGAACGCTTGCAGTCGCGCGGGCTGGCGGGCGCGCAGCACCCGGACAAAGTGGCTGACCCGATCATTGTGCATCCAGACGTGCGGCGCATGCTGCTGACGCAGAAGACGCTGGTCGAAGGCAGTCGCATGCTGGCCGCCTACTGCGCCTGGCAGTTGGACCTCGAACACGGCCATCCCGAGCCGACCTATCGCAAGGCGGCGAGCAAGCGCGCGGCGCTGCTGATCCCCATCGTCAAAGCGTTCTTCACCGATATGGGCCAGGAAGTCGCCAGCCTCGGCGTGCAGGTCTACGGTGGCCACGGCTATATCCGCGAGTGGGGCATGGAGCAGTTGATGCGCGACAGCCGCATCACCCAGCTCTACGAGGGCACCAATGGCATCCAGGCGCTGGACTACATTCGTCGCAAGCTGCTGGGCGATGGCGGCACCGAGCTGTCGGCGTTGCAGGCGGAGTTCAGCGAGGTGTGTGATCGGCAGATCGACCGGCCGGCACTGCATGACATGGCCAGCAAGGTGCAGGCGCGTATCGGCGAATGGCGCGAGTTGAGCGCCGAGATCATCGCCGCGACCGGCCGTGACCCGCAGGAGATCGGCGCGGTGTCGGTGGATTTTCTGCAGTACTCGGCCTATGTCTTGTTGGCGGGCTTGTGGTTGCAGGCGGCGGCGCGAGCGCAGGATGCGCTGGAGCAGGGCACCGCCGAGGAGGCGTTCTATCAGGCCAAGCTGGCCAGTGCGGATTTCTATCTGCGCCGTGTACTGCCGCGCGCGAGTGCGCATCGTGAAGCGATTCAGGGTGGGGCTGAATGTTTGATGGCGCTGCCGGAGACGGATTTCGCGTTTTGA
- a CDS encoding Sbal_3080 family lipoprotein yields MRTAPLLLLLTAVWLTGCSIKQTVTPAALSSELAPEICTIPAIGLRAGFNTTYQQLLRDKGFSTRQLAPGSNPSRCALSTTYTATWRWDLLLYMNHADIRVYEKGRQVGQAEYDARWGGGRPDKFISAENKIAELTHQLFPNGASGLGIVAAPIAGAAPLSADAYRQQQLQHLLNEGLPYDEYQRRYRQLMGE; encoded by the coding sequence ATGCGTACCGCCCCGCTTTTGCTGCTTCTTACCGCTGTTTGGCTAACCGGCTGCAGCATCAAACAGACGGTGACGCCCGCTGCGCTGTCGTCAGAGTTGGCACCGGAAATCTGTACGATTCCCGCCATCGGCCTTCGTGCCGGTTTCAACACGACCTATCAGCAATTGCTCCGAGACAAGGGCTTCTCGACCCGTCAGCTTGCCCCTGGCAGCAATCCGAGCCGTTGTGCCCTGAGCACCACCTACACGGCGACGTGGCGTTGGGACCTGCTGCTGTACATGAACCACGCGGACATCCGCGTTTACGAAAAGGGGCGGCAGGTGGGCCAGGCCGAATACGATGCGCGTTGGGGCGGTGGTCGTCCGGATAAATTCATCAGCGCCGAAAACAAGATCGCAGAACTGACTCACCAACTGTTCCCCAACGGGGCCAGCGGGTTGGGCATTGTCGCCGCGCCGATTGCAGGGGCCGCGCCGTTAAGCGCAGACGCCTATCGCCAACAGCAACTGCAGCACTTGCTGAACGAAGGGTTGCCCTACGACGAGTATCAGCGTCGCTATCGACAGCTGATGGGCGAGTGA
- a CDS encoding alpha/beta fold hydrolase, translating into MTTLNRALTLAALTLATAVSAHASQTVGSQTDAVLGSERSESYVTTKDGVSLYYKDWGPRDGQVVMFSHGWPLNSDSWESQMMFLASKGYRVVAHDRRGHGRSSQPWEGNDMDHYADDLAAVLEALDLKDATLVGFSTGGGEVARYIGRHGTDRVKKAVLVASVPPLMLKTDSNPNGVPLEVFDGLRQASLDNRSQLYLDIASGPFFGYNRSGSTPSQGLIQSFWVQGMQAGHKNTYDSIAAFSATDFREDLQKFDVPTLVIHGDDDQIVPIDTSARASAAIVKDAQLIVYPGAPHGLADTHKDRLNQDLLNFLEQ; encoded by the coding sequence ATGACCACACTGAACCGCGCACTGACCCTCGCTGCTCTGACCCTGGCTACCGCTGTCTCGGCACACGCATCCCAAACTGTCGGCAGTCAAACCGATGCCGTGCTTGGCAGCGAGCGCTCGGAAAGCTACGTCACTACGAAAGACGGGGTTAGCCTCTACTACAAGGATTGGGGCCCGCGAGACGGGCAGGTCGTAATGTTCAGCCACGGCTGGCCGCTCAACTCCGATAGCTGGGAGTCGCAAATGATGTTTCTGGCTTCCAAGGGTTATCGCGTCGTTGCCCATGATCGTCGGGGTCATGGCCGCTCCAGCCAGCCGTGGGAAGGCAACGACATGGACCATTACGCCGACGACCTTGCGGCTGTTCTCGAAGCGCTGGATCTGAAGGACGCCACGCTGGTTGGCTTCTCGACGGGTGGCGGTGAGGTGGCGCGCTACATCGGTCGTCACGGTACGGATCGGGTGAAGAAGGCCGTGCTGGTGGCCTCGGTTCCGCCACTGATGCTCAAAACCGACAGCAACCCTAACGGTGTGCCGTTGGAAGTGTTCGACGGGTTGCGCCAAGCATCGCTGGACAACCGCTCGCAGCTGTATCTGGACATCGCATCCGGGCCATTCTTTGGCTACAATCGATCAGGCTCGACGCCATCACAGGGGCTGATCCAGTCGTTCTGGGTACAAGGCATGCAGGCGGGCCACAAGAACACCTACGACTCGATCGCGGCGTTCTCGGCGACCGATTTCCGCGAAGACCTGCAGAAGTTCGACGTGCCTACGTTGGTGATCCATGGCGATGATGATCAGATCGTACCGATCGATACGTCAGCCCGCGCCTCGGCGGCGATCGTCAAGGATGCCCAGCTGATTGTGTATCCAGGCGCGCCACATGGCCTGGCCGATACGCACAAGGATCGGCTAAACCAGGACCTTCTGAACTTCCTTGAGCAGTAA
- a CDS encoding acyl-CoA thioesterase, whose product MPDQPKHLRGDYRFFHTITTRWHDNDIYGHVNNVTYYSYFDSAMNIFLIQKGGLDIHQGKVVGFVVSSSCDYFAPIAFPETIDVGLRVARLGQSSVQYELAIFKQGEQEACAAGKVVHVFVERATNQSTPIPATLRAALEVLVAE is encoded by the coding sequence ATGCCCGACCAACCCAAGCATCTGCGTGGCGACTATCGGTTCTTCCATACCATCACCACGCGGTGGCACGACAACGACATCTACGGTCACGTTAACAACGTCACCTATTACAGCTACTTCGACAGCGCGATGAATATCTTCCTGATCCAGAAAGGCGGGTTGGATATTCATCAGGGGAAGGTAGTGGGCTTTGTGGTCAGCTCGTCATGCGATTATTTCGCGCCGATCGCCTTTCCCGAAACCATCGACGTCGGCTTGCGCGTAGCGAGGCTGGGCCAGAGCTCCGTGCAGTACGAACTGGCGATCTTCAAGCAGGGGGAGCAGGAGGCGTGCGCGGCGGGCAAGGTCGTGCATGTGTTCGTCGAGCGCGCCACCAACCAGTCGACGCCGATTCCGGCGACGCTGCGTGCCGCACTGGAGGTGCTTGTAGCGGAGTGA
- a CDS encoding cold-shock protein encodes MSTRQNGTVKWFNDEKGFGFITPTDGSEDLFVHYRSIESAGFKSLSEGQAVSFMATKGQKGMQADQVQVS; translated from the coding sequence ATGTCTACTCGTCAAAATGGCACTGTCAAATGGTTCAACGATGAAAAAGGTTTTGGCTTCATTACGCCGACCGACGGCAGCGAAGACCTTTTTGTCCATTACCGCTCGATCGAAAGTGCCGGCTTCAAAAGCCTGAGCGAAGGCCAAGCAGTCTCTTTCATGGCCACTAAAGGTCAGAAAGGCATGCAGGCCGATCAGGTACAAGTCTCTTAA